One Rossellomorea aquimaris DNA window includes the following coding sequences:
- the gltX gene encoding glutamate--tRNA ligase has translation MTKEVRVRYAPSPTGHLHIGNARTALFNYLYARSVGGKFIIRIEDTDKKRNIEGGEESQLKYLQWLGIDWDESVDKPGDYGPYRQSERNHIYEQYLNELLETGQAYKCYCTEEELEAEREAQTASGQMPRYSGKCRNLTKADQEKLAVEGRQPSIRFRVPAGKVYSFNDIVKEDVAFESDGIGDFVIAKKDGTPTYNFAVAVDDYLMKISHVLRGEDHISNTPKQLMIFEALGWEAPVYGHMTLIVNESRKKLSKRDESIIQFIEQYEALGYLPEALFNFIGLLGWSPKGEEELFSKDEFIEIFDPERLSTSSALFDNQKLTWMNNQYMKNLELSQVVELSLPHLISAGKLDENMSDEQREWASRVISLYQEQMSFGAEIVELSEMFFKVDLEYDEDAKAVLEEEQVPEVLQAFLNEIEALENYEASEIKSSIKAVQKSTGHKGKKLFMPIRVAVTGQTHGPELPNAIELLGKDTVKHRLQILLG, from the coding sequence ATGACAAAAGAAGTACGCGTCCGTTATGCTCCAAGTCCAACGGGTCATTTACATATTGGAAATGCAAGAACCGCTTTATTTAATTACCTATACGCTCGCAGTGTAGGTGGAAAGTTCATCATCCGTATTGAAGACACGGATAAGAAACGTAATATTGAAGGCGGAGAAGAAAGTCAGCTAAAATATCTTCAGTGGCTTGGAATCGATTGGGACGAAAGCGTAGATAAGCCCGGTGACTATGGCCCTTATCGCCAATCAGAGCGTAACCATATTTATGAGCAGTATCTAAATGAGCTGCTGGAAACAGGACAGGCCTATAAGTGCTACTGTACAGAAGAAGAGCTTGAAGCGGAACGTGAAGCGCAAACAGCATCAGGTCAAATGCCCCGCTACTCAGGGAAATGCCGCAACCTGACGAAAGCGGATCAGGAAAAATTAGCAGTTGAAGGTCGTCAACCGAGCATTCGTTTCCGTGTCCCTGCAGGAAAGGTCTATTCTTTCAATGATATCGTGAAAGAAGATGTAGCCTTCGAATCAGACGGAATCGGTGATTTTGTCATTGCGAAAAAAGACGGAACTCCAACGTATAACTTTGCCGTTGCGGTAGATGATTATCTGATGAAAATTTCACACGTTCTACGCGGGGAAGATCATATTTCCAATACGCCAAAACAATTAATGATTTTTGAAGCTCTTGGATGGGAAGCACCCGTCTATGGACATATGACATTAATCGTTAATGAAAGCCGTAAAAAGCTAAGTAAGCGTGATGAAAGTATCATTCAGTTCATCGAGCAATACGAAGCATTAGGTTATTTACCGGAAGCTTTATTCAACTTCATTGGGTTACTGGGCTGGTCTCCAAAAGGAGAAGAAGAGCTGTTTTCTAAAGATGAGTTTATTGAAATCTTTGACCCTGAACGTCTATCGACTTCTTCTGCTCTGTTTGATAATCAGAAGCTTACATGGATGAACAATCAGTACATGAAGAATCTGGAGTTAAGTCAAGTTGTGGAGCTATCCCTTCCCCACTTAATCAGTGCAGGTAAACTGGATGAGAATATGTCAGACGAGCAGCGTGAATGGGCGAGTCGCGTCATCTCTTTATACCAGGAGCAAATGAGCTTCGGTGCTGAAATCGTAGAGCTGTCTGAAATGTTTTTCAAGGTAGATCTTGAATATGATGAGGATGCAAAAGCGGTCTTGGAAGAAGAGCAGGTTCCTGAAGTTCTTCAAGCATTCTTGAATGAAATCGAAGCGCTTGAAAACTATGAAGCATCAGAAATTAAATCATCTATTAAAGCGGTGCAAAAGTCGACTGGTCATAAAGGGAAAAAGCTGTTTATGCCAATCCGTGTAGCGGTAACAGGTCAGACGCATGGACCTGAATTGCCGAATGCGATTGAGCTTTTAGGGAAAGATACCGTTAAACACCGTCTGCAAATTCTTTTAGGTTAA